The DNA window ggaaaatttacAATGTTACTTTGTtataaagggaaataagaaataaaatggtgtTTCAACTGATTTTGGACTCACCAGCCTTCCAGCACGTGGGGGCTGTATATCTATTGTATAAAACTGAGCCCCatgcctggcgggctcagttagtagagcgtgcgactcttgatctcagggtcatgagtttgagccccatgttggggtgcggagcctactttaaaaacgaaacaaaacaaaaaaaccaagccTCGTTTCTTCTTCACTCGGTGACTGTTTATTGAATAACTTTACTAGAGCAGGTGCAAGACCTGCTCTTCCTTGTCGTGCTCTGTCTCCGGTGATGGTGCTTCCCTGACCCAGTTAGCCACATAGAAACCTCTAGAACCATACCCCATTGTCTTCTTCCTCCTACCCACTGAGTCCTGTTAATTCCACCCTGGAAGTGTGTCCCGAATgccacctcccctctgtcccAAGCGCATTCATCCATCTGTGTCCCAGGAGCATCCTGTTCCTCACGGCGACTCTGTGGTTGGCCTTAGCACGGTGCTTTGTGCTGTCTCGGGCGGTCGGCTTCCTGCTCACGCCCGCATGTCCCTGTCCACATGACACTGTGCTCTCGGAAAGAGCCCGACAGTCCACAGCGGGGTTGCTGACCGAACGGGGAGGCGAGGTGACGCTGCGTGGCCGTTCTGGCCCAGCACGTAGCACCTGCCGGCCACCAGCGGACACTCGAGGCGGCGGCGAACAGGGCTTCTCTCCCTTGAATAAGCAGCAGATCTCCGGCAAGCGATGAGATCGGATCGTTTGAAGGGAGTCAGTTTTGACTGTGTTGAGCTCATGCAAACTTAGGATACGTTTGATTCTGTGAAGGCGTACGGTGGTGTGTCTCTAGGAAGTGCCCACTCAACGTTCCCCAACGGGAAGGACACACATGTTCTTCCTGTTTCTGCTGCTTTGCATCTTGTCCCCGGTCTCTCTGTCTTTTCCGTGCTGTCATCTCTTCCCTGCGCTGCCAGGCTGGCTGTCTCCCCCGCCGCCGGTCTGTTTGCCTGGACACACTTTGGCGCGTGTACACCACGAGCATTGTTCTGTCTCTGTGTTCTCCCTAGAACGTTCCTGCGAGCTGGCTGTAGCATCATGCCAGGGATCTGgtgatctgttttcttttcttttctttttaaggatttatttatttatttgtcagagagagagagcacaagcagggggagcagcagaggcagagggagaagcaggctccccgctgagcagggagcccgatgcgggacccgatcccagggctctgggatcatgacctgagccgaaggcagatgcttcaccgactgagccccccaggcgccctgggctttCTGAGTAGAAAGGTTGGGAAAAGCAGAGCCAGGCGTCACTGATGAAATTGGGTGAGCTGGATTGCGTCCAGGCTCTGGGTCCAATGTGGGCGAGCTCCTGCCCTTGAGCAAGCTGGAGCTGGAGGCTTTTCAAGCAAACCCTGGTGGCAAGTAGCGGGGGCGGAGCGGACCTGGGTGAGACTTGAGGGGAGTGACTGGTTGGGGTGCAGTGAGCTCCCGCAGCGAGAACGAGAACTGTCAGGAGAGCTGGTGGGGGGTGCAGTCAAGGGGAGAGGGCCCCTGAGCTCTGGCTTCTTTGTGGCCTGGACGTGGCTTGACGTCTTGTGTCCCGGAGGGGTCGCCTCTCTGTGGGAGCTCCCCCCCGCCTGCAGAAGGAAGACAGATCATCCTCACTCTGCCCACACCCCACCTGGGGATTTCGGTtccctttttgtttcttggggTGAAGTGGAGTTGCGGGGTGTGGGACGACTCCATCCTTCATTCCAGGGATGTACCCTGAAGGGCTGTGGGATGAAGAGGAGGTTGGGTGGCACCTGTAGCTGGGACAGTTTTGCCGGGAGGCCAGAGAGAGCTTTCCAGCAAGACACCTGCCGAGGCCTGCGCGTGCATCCCGGAGGCCCGCGTGCTTCCAGCCCCCGGTGAGTGTGGCCCAGGCTCCCGACCCCGCACCGCCTTCCCCAGCACAAGGCCGCGTTCCCCCTGGCATGGGTTTGTTGGCTGCCTTGAAGGGTGAGTCTGACGGTTTCTGTTTTGAGGCCCACACTCGTGCCGGCCCCGGGCCCTGTGAGCCCCCACGTGGAATGAGATACGGTGCTGTGTCGACCACCCTATGTTCAACTCCCGTGCCTGCCGCCGTGCTGCAGTGTCTCCGAGCAGGCCCACCCCCTCCTGCTGCAGCTGTGTGGTCACCACAGAATGTTCGTCTTTTTAGAGATTCTTAAAGCGACACATCTGGGGTACCTCTGagtcccccctctttttttaagagagagcgcGAGCAGTAGGGACAGGTAGTGGGGGCCAGGTTGTGGGTGgaggagagtcttaagcaggctccgtgcccagggcggggcccaacccggggctcgatcccgtgaccctgagatcatgacctgagctgaaatgaagagtccgacgcttaactgagtcacccaggctcagAAACTGTCAGTTTCCTCTTGTGCTGTTGTGACAAATGACCACAGACTAGAGACTAGCAGCTTATTATCCGACAGTTCCTGGAGGTTGGAAATCCAAAGTGGGTCTCGCTGGGCCGAAATCAGCATGCTGGTGGTTCTGGAGAAGGGTCCAGGTCTTGCCCCTTCCAGCATGTGGAGGCCGCCTGCGCTACCCGCCCGTGACCCCCTTCCGGTCAGCACTCGGGTCCCTCGGACGCCTGCTTCCATTGTCACCTCTCATTCTCCTTGTTTCCCTCTTCACCTTGTACGGACCCTGGAGATGCCATTGGGTCCCCCTGGATAACCCACGATCCTTAACTGCATCTCCCCTGCAGAGGTACCCGCGTCTGCCCTCTTGTGGCCGCAGGGTGCCATCAGCACTGTGGGCTCGGTAGGTCAGTGCTACCCCGGGGACAAGAAGTgtctgtcccccccaccccgggtgtTTTCGGGAGACACTGAGGGGGAAGTAAGGTCACCCCAAGCGTGGAGGCTTGTAGGAGGGTTTCCCGTGGGAACAGTTCAAGGCAGAGTCTGGTAAGAATTTCACGGAGGGGCACGTAAATCATGATGGGAGTGCTTCTCATACCGTTCACCCTCGTCCAGGTGACCACTCGTCAGCCACTTCGTGATGGGAGGCGCGTTCACCGATCACCCCACTTGCGCCAGGCGCTGGGCTCCGCACTTCATATGCATTTTCTCAGTCCAACAGTCCCGTGACGCAGGTGCTATTTGCAGAGGGGGTGCAACATTGATAATCACGGAAGTAATATTAattatagaaaaatgagaaaatattgtgaaaattcttatgtttgctttttttttttaagtccaaatAGTGTAAGAACACGGTTCCAGGAATCAAATGACACCGAGGGGCTCTTGGAAAGCAGCGCTGCCCTTCTCCCcgtgccccctgcccctccccatgggCAGTTGGTTTCAGTTGCTTCCTTTCGAAGCTCAGTAGGTTCTGTGTGGCCTGTGTCGGTCCCCCAGAATGCAGGCTCACCTGTCCCAGGTCGGAGGGGTGGAGCTGGGCGCTGTGCTGAGCTGGTTGTGACCCTGGAGTCACTGGGGTGCGGTCCGGCCGCATTATTCACGAGCTCTGGCCCCGAGCAGGTTGCTCCATGTGTTTGAGGTCTGGAGAGACTCAGATGTGGAGTTTGGCTCACAGTAGGCACTTGCTGGTTGACGGTTACTGTTACTGTTGTTCCAAATCAGAAACTCCAAGCTCTtagcattcattcactcattcatggGCACTGCGAATATCGCAGTGACCAAAAACCAGTCTTGGCCCTCATGGTCAgggagaaggtttttttttttttttttttttaagattttatttatttatttgacagagagagacacagcgagagagggaacacaagcagggggagtgggagagagagaagcaggcttcccgccgagcagggagcccgatgcggggctcgatcccaggaccctgggatcatgacctgagccgaaggcagacgcttcaccgactgaaccacccaggcaccccagggagaAGGATCTTAACCCAAACCAGCAGAGTAATAGGTGTGAACTTCCAGCTGCATAAGCCCTGCATTGGAAGGGCACAGGTTCTGGGAGAGCTGCAAGAAGTGAGGCTTGAGCTGAGATCTGGAGGGAGGGGGACCACAACAACTAGTTGATACAGGGCATTACTGACAGAAACAGCACGTGCGAAGGCCCTGTGGTGGGGAGACAGGGCTATGTGTGTAGAGCTGAGAGAAGGTTGGTACGGCATTGTGCTGTCTTGCTCCTTACCCTGGGGGCCTCTGAAGTTTTCCTGTGCCTTCTGCCTGCTTGCTGGCTGTGGCTGTGGACACAGAGGTGAGCCAGTGTGGAGTGTGGGGGCAGAACAGCTTGGATGCACGGTGTTGTCAtgcagacctgagctgaggctgGGTCTTCAGCGTCTGGCCTCGGGGATCAGGGGGCGGGTGGAGGGACCACATGGCCTGAGTTTCCACAGGCACTGGCTCAGGAGCAGGAGGGTTTGGAGTTGGGAGGGATGGGCACGGGCCCCCAGCTGCCCTTGCCGTGACATCCTTCCTTGTGGCCAGGTGAAGAAGATGGGCAAGCTCGGGCTTCTGGCCATGGATGTGCCTGAGGAGTTCAGCGGCGCCGGCCTCGATTACCTGGCCTATGCCATTGCCATGGAGGAGATCAGCCGGGGCTGTGCCTCGACAGGAGTCATCATGAGTGTCAACAACGTGAGTCCCCACTCCTGGGACACACAGGTGGAAGGGAGGCTCCCGTGGGCAGGTGGGCACTCTGGCCACATGTCCTGGTGTCCCGGGCATGGCCGGGCTTTGGCACCCAGCCCCCAACCTCCTCTGGGCTCAGTTCTTTCAGGTCGGGTCTTGGAGTGGGGTCCACAGGTCCCCTCtgaccacccacccaccccttccacccacccccacagTCCCTCTACTTGGGGCCTATCCTGAAGTTCGGCTCCAAGGCGCAGAAGCAACAGTGGATCACCCCTTTTACTGGTGGCGACAGAATTGGCTGCTTTGCGCTCAGTGAACCAGGTACCATGGTGGGACCGTGGTTGGCCCCCGTGCCTTGTGCAGAATCACAGTGACAGACTCGGGTTGGAGCTGGGTTGCCGCTGGGGCTGAGGCAGGAGCGAGGCTATGAGACACAAGGGCACAGGCCTTCGGTGTGGGCGGGGGGTGCTGAGCTCTGGCCGCCTGGCTCTGGGGTCCCTTGGGTGTGAAGATGCCCCGCTCTGCGCAGCCCCCGCCCTGGGCCCTCTTGGACTAGTCTCTGAGAGCTCTCTGGTTGCTGGTGTGGCCCGGGAGCTTCCTCTTGGGAGCCAAAACCCTGATTCTTTGTGCTGGAGCTGGGGGCCAGGCTGGGTCCCCTGCTCACTGGTGGCAACAGTGGATTCTGAATCTGTGTGGGGGACAGGGAACGGCAGCGACGCGGGAGCCGCCTCCACCACTGCCCGGGCAGAGGGGGACTCGTGGGTCCTGAACGGCACCAAGGCCTGGATCACCAATTCCTGGGAGGCCTCCGCTGCCGTCGTCTTCGCCAGCACAGACAGATCCTTGCAGAACAAGGTGAGGACCCCAGGGAGAGGGCCGGGGAGACCTCTGGGCTGCAGATGGTCCGGAGCTTCTCGACGCGAGTTCCCTGTGGCTCAGTGGAGCTGTCCCTGCTCTCACACCCCTTGGGGCGGCCCTTTTGCTTCCCTGGCCTGCTGGTGGCCTGAGGCCCGAGTCTGCACCTTTCCCCGTGCAGCCCGCAGAGGGCGCCCTGGCTGAGGTCtgagggaggtggtgggagggggccGGTTTGCTTCTGGTGCCCTTGAGTAAGGGGGGTGGCTGGGCCAGCCTGAGAACGTCACTGCCTGTGTCTGGGCCTTGCAGGGCATCAGTGCCTTCCTGGTTCCCATGCCGACGCCTGGGCTCACgctggggaagaaggaagacaagCTGGGCATCCGGGCCTCATCCACGGCCAACCTCATCTTTGAGGACTGTCGTATCCCCAAGGACAGCCTGCTGGGGGAGCCGGGGATGGGCTTCAGGATAGCCATGGTGAGCCTGGCAGTGG is part of the Zalophus californianus isolate mZalCal1 chromosome 14, mZalCal1.pri.v2, whole genome shotgun sequence genome and encodes:
- the ACADS gene encoding short-chain specific acyl-CoA dehydrogenase, mitochondrial isoform X2, giving the protein MAAALLARACGLSRGALRPRAWRRSHTIYQSVELPETHRILRQTCREFAEKELVPIAAQLDKEHRFPAAQVKKMGKLGLLAMDVPEEFSGAGLDYLAYAIAMEEISRGCASTGVIMSVNNSLYLGPILKFGSKAQKQQWITPFTGGDRIGCFALSEPGNGSDAGAASTTARAEGDSWVLNGTKAWITNSWEASAAVVFASTDRSLQNKGISAFLVPMPTPGLTLGKKEDKLGIRASSTANLIFEDCRIPKDSLLGEPGMGFRIAMQTLDMGRIGIASQALGISQAALDCAVNYAENRRAFGAPLTKLQSIQEAAMAKLAASEAATAITHQAIQILGGMGYVTEMPAERHYRDARITEIYEGTSEIQRLVIAGQLLKSYRG